The Cydia splendana chromosome 2, ilCydSple1.2, whole genome shotgun sequence nucleotide sequence tgtgaaaactGGTCTAAAAACTGTTTACGGCATAGTATATTATAAGCTACTCTTATATGGTTTACAgtttgtgctagtgctgcactctggcggcagaacattgcagtaatactccctataccattataattatacaaagctACTATGTAGACCTATTAGGACACACGATAatagtacaataaatattatacggtACGGTACCTGGCCAACTTATCAACATACGTAGGatgacattttatttactgatcCTGAGCCATTATCGCACCTGTCCAGCCATGATATTCTCCTATCAACATCATTGACAACAAATTTTAGGTTTAATATCAATGCAAGTATGGATTTCACGAACGACATTGCTTAGAGAATTACATGGCAGATTACGTAAACGTAGTTTTGCATGATTcttcaatttaataaagtaaaaaaccgcattaacttataattacttggagctttacaaatattaagtacctatttaagcaAACCTATTCAAGtacgatacaatttttttaggtaAAGGACTGCTAATTGAAGTGagctattagaaaaaaatatgcatttgaGTGTTTCCAATGTTTATGTCAatagaaatattacaaacaaactAACATAAACTAATCAGTTTGAAACTgtattattttacaacattttatgACAGATTATTGTTGaccattattttaatacctattacaaacaaaagtactatattaatactatgcttaAGATCAAGgcttattcccactagttaccaccacgttgttaccagtggtaactactgggatttttttccccaccttttaccaccaaACTAAGATAGTGGTAACTACcgggtatttttttaatctcgaaTGTAAACGCTGCATACGTTGTCGTCAACGAAACTGTTTACCGTTTCGAAAAACTTGTAACTGCCATAGACTGTGTCTTTAAAATATACCAATCAACCGGAGCTTGCTATCCCGAAGAATGTAATGATCTGTGGGTTTTTATCCAATTGGGATTCTACAACATAAGAACACCATTTGATAGACGCTCACAGGTAGTGATCACTCTGTTGACTGATCTAGGACTCTAGTGACTAAAACAATAATGACATTCACTTGTTACTTCTgtaattgtaaattgtgttaCTATTATTTCTGATTTAAGACATGTTTTAAGGGTGTACATATGTTCCAAAAGAATAatagacaaatacaaaaaaatactgagtgtacgaatagtaacaaaaaatagtaaaataacaaATGGCTGCATAGTCCACTTCTATTTCATGTATTGTTCTCTCTTCTCGATTATGTAGCTAATGACATGTGCTTCTGATGACACTTGTTTGAAAAATCCGTCGCATATTTCCGCGCGAGAAAACTTCAGAGCCACTGCGCCTTTCCGTTTTCGAGCCGGCGATACGTTTCTGACATATGCCAGAAGCATAAGACAAACGTTCCTTACAGTCTCTGTGTCGTCATCTGAAACAATTGGCAatggttattttaaaaagtaacaaaaGATCATAAAATCGtataaaggccatagtcggcttTCCATAGTAAATCGGCCCTTGCGTTAAACAGactgtttttttgaagtgaaaacttctgtagcggcgctgggcactttttgaggtggggaaaaaatgataaactcaagacagcgtaaggcgatcacgtgaccgtaaggcgatcatgtgaccgtaaggtttagatggccactcatttagatggcatttaaatcaataaagaaaaactcaatgacataattcaataaagcgacATCTTGATgatatcgctaataaaagtgaactctagtactggtgaataaaactcaaaatatcatgaccaaatatattaagatgcgaggtctgcaaggtaactttacaatttctattcgaattttaaacaattaacgctataaatttgaatttcaaattttaaacaagctcaccaaCAACCTGCGACCAGCAATTTcgtaactaaagtttttcaatagaaaggaggatggatcaattatacatagtgctgcagacattttggactagtcattgagttttcacttctgtcggcactcccggagtgcaacctgttgtttttttttatggctacCTCTTCTAGTGACGAATATTTATGctaagtatcaacatcctatttGTGACATTGTGACAGTTTTTcactttaaatgtttttttattgtcataaaaaatagaaaactaggacaaaattaaaagttcaatattttttttgcgattgTTAAGTAGTGACACCCCTAGAGTTTTTTCGGATCGTATGGTTATGACCGACTGGTCTACTATTTGCCAGAACATCAAAATTTTCCGggtggtacttcctgtcaaaaatcagCAATATGTGTCGTCAGCAGCAAACCGACTTACTATAATTAAACATCAAAATTCCATTTcataacaaataaaatgataaaaattcatgtcgcggggcgaggtaatgagagtcggggcggggcggtgcgtggccgttctgtatgataatactattatttattctgtgataccggatagtaagtTTGCTTGATTTTGGGGTAAACAAATTGAATCTAAAACAGTCAcagtcataaataataaatacttagctCATTCTCTTTCAGTACTGCCAGGTATACATAGAAACAAGAGAAGCCACGCACAGAACAAGTTGTGTATAGGAATAAACCTGTCTCTAGTCCCCACCATTTAACTTTCtagtatgtttaaaatattcatagtacggattattgtaataaggataattgtacgttgacagacagacggacggacggacaatatagttatcctataagggtttagttgtttccttttgttttggggtaccctaaaaacaagttgaacataaaaataaatgttatattacactttttattttaataaatataacaaattgaACAACTTACGTGGCAGATCTGGTACGGGCCTGACTTTGGGCTCGGAGATGTTGCTCAGCGGTTGGTGTTAGAGCCAGTCCTATTTGGGAACAGCTGTGCTTTGCTGACCTGTTCACAAACAGTATAAACAATATAGTAGGGAATATAATAGTAGAGTAGGGGAGGAAAAATGCATCGGCAcatataatacgagtataactGTGCATTATATAAGTACCATTCATTCTAGTACATTCTTAGTTAAGTAAAGAGTAATAAAATcgagtcattttattttatatagttatttctaCATAAACACAGTAGTCCATTTAGGTAAATTCAGTGTGTTTagctaagtaattttttttgttcatagaaatatctaattcaaattaaagttgtaaaggccagccacacttaccccacacccacacataaatatatccttatgtataagtagaatatgataggtACCTTAGTGTCCCTAATTTCTTGCCCCATATTGAATGTCTTCTGGTAGGCGCCAAACATGTCATAAACGAGCACATCTCCGCTCTCCTGCACACACAGCAGCTGCTCCCCGTCCGACCAGCCCATGTGGACCAGGACTCCGCTGTTCCACTGCAAATATCACAGATGATGGTATGTTTCAAACTACAATGCCTGGGTCAAATCCTTGTAAAGGCATTTTTCATTTGTGTAATATGCTAATTGATTCAGATGTTTAAGCGTGAAAACAGACAGACTGAGAGTAGGTACCTCTTTAGCATTTCTAATATTATTTAGGGATTAAGGATCAGGGATATAAGAATACAGAGGTTAACAGGACACTTGAAAATGTGTGgttaacaacatttttaacttactgttaacaatatttttaaaagggaatttagatattaaataaattacttaccaAAATCTTTGATATAACATTCCCTACACAGTTGTAAATTGTTATGACAGGTTTGGCAGTGGTTGCAATCCTGCCAAACTGCTTCCGGTCCCGCACCACAGCAATAGGCACTCCGTACAGGGCTCCACTGATGATCATGTTGTCTAGGCCCTCATCCATGGACCAGTTCATGTTGTAAATTTCTAAACGCctgtaaaatattacttaaagaatttaaattgtaacaaaaaataaaaaaatggtttcagtcatgtaaaatacatttgtagttattttttatatgtttcactattcttctctttccgaatagACTCTAAGCTAAATTTCATATCTAAAATGGCACCTATGGGATGGTGCTAAGGATATGGCAGTACTCCCTTTCTAATAGTAtattccctttctaatatatacttATAGTAAGTGTATGGTGGCAAGAAAGATGCCAGCTCAGTTGAgactttttacaatttaatcATTTCTGACAATGTTTATGCTAATTGTTAATAGCAAGGTATCAACCAAACAAGGTAGATAACCACCTGTCTGCTTATTATATTTTGGGCACCTGCTGcattagtataattttattaattcagtgtttttaagtatgaaaaattatGAAGATATAATCTAGAATGATTCCTATCCATCCGCTTttccatataaaacgctcacgccccgcccggaaaacgcgcctgtgtgacgaagcctttaatcagtcagttttttagggttccgtacccaaagggtaaaaaaggggactctgttactaagacttcgctgtccgtccgtccgtccgtctgtcaccaggctgtatctcatgaaccgcgatagctagacagttgaaattttcacaaatgatgtatctcagttgccgctataacaacaaatactaaaaataaaataaaataaatatttaagggatCTTTTTGCTCTATTTTTTTGATGGTTCGGAACcctccgtgcgcgagtccgactcgcatttggccggtttttaatcaTTTGCAAATTAGCAAATCACATTTCACGTCAAAATGGCCGCGACACATTCTTTCCCAGACAAGCCtaccatttaaacttttaaatggATAATAGATTTGACGAACATCtttaatgaaaatgaatgattttagtatagaacaaaattaaatatttattctgttaacaactattattttaatttaattacctaccACCAACCCATAGATATATATGTTCAGGCAATTACATATCATCAACTAGGTACTTACACAAACAAATAACACAGTAATTACCTGTTGCTAACCGCCTCCTGATGGGATGGAAGCCGGCTCCAAAGGTGGTCAGGGGCAGAGCCCCCGCTCTCGTTGATGCTTCAATTTAATGTTCCGAGGTTCCTGGCACTTAATACACAGACACAGAACCGTCACAGATAGTCTTTTCacaattaaacaatttttaatacaCCGCCATAGCAAAAACGTGCCGACGCTCGTTTGTTTTCTCTTGCGACTGGTATCAGTGGTTTCCCTTTTCTTCCACGGTGTTGCCAACTCGGAATTTGAAAAAATACCAGACTTATGTCTAGATTCTAGATTATGCCAGAAATATGctagataattttgaaatgtgctaaaaaatgctaaaactttatataggtaattgaaaaatgtagttatctgcctctttaagagtgatagagaggcagacaacgaaatttcgattttagtgTTTCTCGGTAGGCCCTTTGACTCGACCTGGGGGTAAGCTACCGCGAACAATTTCTATCGTTCGATcgtctatttgcctctctatcgctcttgcgtaTTATTCTAGCAAAAGAAAGGCAAATACACCGGGCCTGAGCGCTTTCCAATCCCCAATCCCACGAGTCATGGGTGGGATACGATTTATTCTAATCCGCTAGATTTGACATGAAATGCGTTATGTTGGCAACACTTGCCAAGGACACGCTTTCTAATAACGCATCTTTATTTAAGTACGCCAGCTACGTAAAAATACGTACCTTGACGTACCTACACCAAGACCAATCGCAAAACGCGTTCGACgtattgcctctctgtcgcacttgtaaattcgtacgtaagtgtgacagggaggcaacacatcgaacgtggttcacggtgcgaaaatagaaagatatagttcgtacattttatatttcgcgtaacagatttttaattatgtttagaTGGTTAAGGTTTGGACAGGACAATTTAGATTCattgtttagttattttaatcatagaatGACTGAATTGTATAGTCCTGGGAGAATATTAATTTATCGATTGACGAATCCATGATTTTATCGAGAGGTCGCAGTGGGATTAggcaatataattatatgtcaccgtaaaattgtaaacactcgtcagtcgtcagtttataatatcgctagttaaattataaacggaCGGTAGAgagattacaatctaacctaacctaacctacgttagattataaactaacgggttcacaacCTACGGTGTCATATCCAAGGAAAACGCcacaaatggggttggccgatcaaagtatttagcagacggcgccagcatagcttgccctgtagggaatgcaataaccggccgaACTTAATAACctgtttcggttacggttatgcccgaaaaataaccgaatatcggttagaatcggttacggttattttcaacaaaaaatgataaatttacaatgaagtcattaaaaaattacgaaaataaaggtacagtattagggaatgtgagtataaatcttcgtttttaataaaacacacaaaatactgtaaaagtaaaatatgaccttggacgtgatacaatattcaataaaaatatttcataaataaggtaaagggccccaagttcgtgttagtacgttatttcgttagttttgtttctggcgcaaataataaggaattcaaatattttttattcaaattatacatatgtaaaaaaatgtattatttaatctcttcaataaaataataaccaatattttagtgattaaactgagagtaatacgacggtcgaaactgtcagacggccgcgagcagctgtgttgtatgcgtgcactttttttaggcgtaaggtgcgcgctctcacttgttaagcttataggaaggaaaagctaaacccattcgaataaaagtttttgggagtgtttctgtgggttccttagtaattgatttgataagaaaaaagaatgcatagaaataccttaaaattgcaataaatcgactcacgaaatagcggtaattttatttttcgtgtgtctcctatttcgtgccactacCGAATCAAGGTTTTTCTAGATACATtatgagtgcttgtttttaaatataacatcgaataaaattaaaaaaataaattagaaaacaattaatgtatttcatcaAGTTTCGtttgagcgaaattcggtatacgtttttttcactagaattctcatgaaacgagtttgaatgtgacccgagttaaaaatgttaaggtatattccacgtatattctcatattaactacta carries:
- the LOC134799863 gene encoding vacuolar protein sorting-associated protein 16 homolog; this translates as MNWSMDEGLDNMIISGALYGVPIAVVRDRKQFGRIATTAKPVITIYNCVGNVISKILWNSGVLVHMGWSDGEQLLCVQESGDVLVYDMFGAYQKTFNMGQEIRDTKVSKAQLFPNRTGSNTNR